Genomic segment of Saccopteryx bilineata isolate mSacBil1 chromosome 9, mSacBil1_pri_phased_curated, whole genome shotgun sequence:
GTCTTCCACCAGAATGACTAATGTTTATTAAACATGATGTGCCAGGCTTAGCGCTTTATATGTCATTATTGCCTTTAATTCTCACAATCATGAGGCACATACCTTTGTtactctgttttacagatgagaaaaccaaggctcacaGAGACGGGTGACTTGCTGAAGGCCACACAGCTCATAAATAGCAGAAACTGTACTGGAACTTGGCCCATCGCTCCTGGAGTCTGCAATTGTGCCGCTGCACTACACCACTTCTCACTGGGGCCTAACTCAGGCTAGACTGCCCAGCTCTTGAAATCTGATTGATAGCAAATCCAGGAACATCAGCTCAACCTAAAGTAATTTGTTGCTTAAAATATAGAGAATGGAATATTATTGTGTTAAGTGTTGGCAGAGCCACTGCTCAGCAGTAGTGACAATGCTagcattttccctctctcttctcgcCAGGGCTTCTCAGTGGCCCCTGTGAAATAAGCAAGCCTGTCTTACCTATGTCATAGATGACTGTTGCTACCAACTTCACAATAGCACAGCTTGTTGGGTGTTCAGAGCCTCTCTCTGAACCCATGTTTGCTCAGTTATTTCCTCTCCACTCAAAGGTAGAAATATGTGGGTAAGGGAGGCCTGAGCCACCCTTAACCTCCAATCCAAGTAGATGTCATGCCTGCACCTCCAGGACTTATTGTCTGACCTAGGAGAGCTTTAGGAAAAAGTCCATTTGAATGTAAGAGTTATTGGCATATGTGTATTGGAacatatttattgattctttagGGAAGGGTGGGATCCAGAAACATCTCCTATCCTGAAGTGAATCCTTATTGGTTAGAATGtgtctattttttaaagtcaaattaGATTTGCAAAATAGTGTAACTCTTCTGATGCACCAAGTCCACAGGATGGAAACTGACTACCTGAAGAGGTGCTTTGGAAATTGCCTCGCCCAGGCACTGGCAGAGGTGGCAGAGCTTCGGCCCAGTGACCCTATAGAGTACCTGGCTCACTGGCTCTACCATTACAGGCAAATCACTAAAGCAGAAGAAGAGgtatgtgtgcgtgcatgtgtgtgcgcgtgtgtgtgtgtgtgtgtgtgcgcgcgcgcgcgcgcacttgtgtagggctttccagctttcccaGAGTAATTTGAAATCCAAGGCTGAATTCTGGAGCTGGACTGGGCATTTGTGGTTTATTCAgcatggtggggtggggggcggcttagGCCCAGGTGTCCTAGAAGCACAGGAAGTCTAGTGAGACTGAAGAAGGAATCCAGCCtttgctggatagctcagttggttagagcatcatctcaaagtgcagaggttatCAGTCcagtctccagtcagggcacatgcaggaacacagcaatgttcctctctctctctctctctctttcctttcttctctctaaaatcaataaaataaaaattttaaaaaaagaaggaatccaTCTCACAGGGGTGACGGAGTGGTGGGTTTGGAGCTACCAGCAGGCTGAGTTTATTACGGGAGAGACTCTGGAGGGCTGAGGGGCCTGAGGCCAATCCCAGTGCCAGAGGCCCTTGTATGTGCTTCTCAGGGACTGATCCATTCATCTCTGTCACATCACCCCAGGATAAGCAGGAGAAGGCCCAGGAAGGAAGAATACGATAATAGCCTCAAGGAAGCCAAAATGACAGAAATGCTGAAACAAGAAGAGTATCAAATTCAATAGGAGTGTGGAAAGTCTCACCAGGTAGGGAGGAGGCCGAGCTCAGCATTGACCACACACGTCCATGATAGATACCAGGAAATCCACAGTGAGCCTGGTCACAGTGCAAAGCATACGGAGGCCCCCATTAGCTCACTTTTTCCTCTGTGCTTATATGTAAACCAACCTTATTGAC
This window contains:
- the DYDC2 gene encoding LOW QUALITY PROTEIN: DPY30 domain-containing protein 2 (The sequence of the model RefSeq protein was modified relative to this genomic sequence to represent the inferred CDS: inserted 2 bases in 1 codon; substituted 1 base at 1 genomic stop codon) — encoded protein: MCLFFKVKLDLQNSVTLLMHQVHRMETDYLKRCFGNCLAQALAEVAELRPSDPIEYLAHWLYHYRQITKAEEEDKQEKAQXKEEYDNSLKEAKMTEMLKQEEYQIQXECGKSHQPPRAVASSTKTKFKQEKTKLLEKEASEQECLPDTSIVIPGMPQQTPSADPPDQMDRNAGTSQEINC